The genome window CTGGAGGGCCCGCATCAACAATCCCCGGATGTTCTTTAACTCCGCCATGCGTATCCTCTTTTCCTGGATAAGATTCTTAATATCAAGGATGCTCAGGGCCGCCGAAATGTCATTTTTTACAAGGGAAATGGTATTGCCGTTTCCAGAGACGGCGCCGGCGGATGTGCCCGGGAATTCCTTCCGGTATAGATAGGTGTCCATGATGAAAAAAACGGTCAGCACGATGATACACGCGAGGGCCCACTGCGGAGCAAGCCTGAAGGTCCATTCAAAGGGCACTCCCTGGAGGTAGCCCAGGAACAGGGGCGGATCGCCCAATGGCGTCAGGGAACCGCCGATATTGCTGACGATAAAAATGAAGAAAATGATGACATGGGCCTTTTTCTGACGGCTCTGGTTCGCCCTGATGAGGGGGCGCACCAGGAGCATCGACGCGCCGGTGGTTCCCACAAAACTGGCGATGACGCTGCCGATAAGGATGAAGATGGTGTTGACCTTGGGCGTGCCCGAAAGGCTTCCCTTGATGAGTATGCCGCCGGATATGACGAAGAGCGACGCCAGGAGGATGATGAATGAAACATAGTCCAGCGCCTTTTCGAAGGACAGCTCCCTCAGCTTTTCGCCCATGAATACCGTGAAGATGATGCTCATGGGAACGCAGAAAACGCCCAGTGATATCCACCAGAGGTTCTTTTCCCAGAAGTGGGCGTTTATGAGGGGGATGATGGCTATGCAGAGCAGGATGCCGATGAAGGGAAGCACCCAGAATACGGAGATGTCCGGCGGGGCGGCTTCAGCAGCCGCGTTTTCCCTGGCAAGTAGCCCAACGGCTGAGAGGGCCACAAGAATCGTCGAATACCGGATGATTGTTATGATTTTTTTTATCATATTGTTCTCCTCGGCCGGCTATTATATACTATGATAAATAATGAATCAATAATAAAATATCTGCCGGCAAAAAACCAGGGCCTTAACCCGGCAGCTTTGCGTTTATGAGGGTTTTCCCTATTTGGGCCAGGAAAATCTGGCAGGTTATGCAGCCGATGGACAGGAATAATAAAAACAGCCTGCC of Spirochaetota bacterium contains these proteins:
- a CDS encoding sodium:proton antiporter, whose product is MIKKIITIIRYSTILVALSAVGLLARENAAAEAAPPDISVFWVLPFIGILLCIAIIPLINAHFWEKNLWWISLGVFCVPMSIIFTVFMGEKLRELSFEKALDYVSFIILLASLFVISGGILIKGSLSGTPKVNTIFILIGSVIASFVGTTGASMLLVRPLIRANQSRQKKAHVIIFFIFIVSNIGGSLTPLGDPPLFLGYLQGVPFEWTFRLAPQWALACIIVLTVFFIMDTYLYRKEFPGTSAGAVSGNGNTISLVKNDISAALSILDIKNLIQEKRIRMAELKNIRGLLMRALQRLEGASNGAAAGGEEKFAIDGKINLILLAGVVIIVFLQGLLVKQVSWWPRFGFQEFGMALLLGLSLVLTPYRSELRQRNGFTFGPIKEVAYLFAGIFAAMIPALYILEHKGAALGITQPWQFFWAAGGLSSFLDNAPTYLTFLSLAKGLNLSKDIILNDGGHVSTAVLTAISCGSVFMGANTYIGNGPNFMVKSIAEEQGIKMPSFFGYMIYSIAVLIPTFILITLIFFI